A stretch of Carnobacterium iners DNA encodes these proteins:
- a CDS encoding SEC-C metal-binding domain-containing protein → MKRIVKYANALARLYGVVQFEKVVEIYNSQNKTKWTLEKAKIAIQADKEALEKDFIYLHRDWIVHETVLEEDTFDELVVNQQSKPFYIPEQDELLKRTNEFYEEETKEYLNLKEYITTKVVEGDSFIAEMISDDIRGHCLYGFSLDYALREFNFREVRFKSKEQMDKVAQLIIELANHTRIRENNGFTPAELHEQMIKSESSLSDKPVIKKVGRNDPCPCGSGKKYKKCCLNKV, encoded by the coding sequence ATGAAGAGAATTGTAAAATACGCTAATGCTTTGGCTCGCTTATATGGAGTCGTACAGTTTGAAAAAGTTGTTGAGATTTATAATAGTCAAAATAAAACAAAATGGACGTTGGAAAAAGCAAAAATAGCAATCCAAGCCGATAAAGAAGCATTAGAAAAGGATTTTATTTATCTGCATAGAGATTGGATTGTCCATGAGACTGTTTTAGAAGAAGATACTTTTGATGAATTAGTCGTAAACCAACAGTCGAAACCTTTTTATATTCCTGAACAGGATGAATTATTAAAGCGCACTAATGAGTTTTACGAGGAGGAGACTAAAGAGTATCTGAATTTAAAAGAATACATAACGACTAAAGTTGTCGAGGGTGATTCTTTTATAGCTGAAATGATAAGTGATGATATCCGTGGACATTGTCTATACGGCTTTTCACTGGATTATGCGTTAAGAGAATTCAACTTTAGAGAGGTAAGATTTAAGAGTAAAGAGCAAATGGATAAAGTTGCCCAGTTGATTATAGAATTGGCAAACCATACTCGAATAAGAGAAAATAATGGTTTTACACCGGCTGAATTACATGAGCAAATGATAAAATCAGAATCATCACTATCTGATAAACCTGTTATTAAAAAAGTAGGACGCAATGATCCCTGTCCATGTGGGAGCGGTAAAAAATATAAGAAATGTTGTCTTAACAAAGTATAA
- a CDS encoding replication initiation protein, producing the protein MAKIKVRYRNDLNLIPMRNFEAKEMDLFFSICAKMKDQGTAKVRFDFEQLRELSAYKPTSLDRFSDSLESVYDKMMHLSYRTETEDEIERFALFTGFKISKKEQYVEISVNPDLEHLINRLTKEFTKFELEEFTEIRSSYAKTMYRLLKQFKSTGFYKVKIEEFRTILDIPESYKMGNIDQRVLKPIKDELAPYFDDLKIIKHKARKENKIAVIEFRFKEKKSNKNFVPLHNWLEESN; encoded by the coding sequence TTGGCTAAAATTAAAGTTAGATACAGAAATGATTTAAACCTTATCCCTATGAGGAATTTTGAAGCTAAAGAAATGGATTTGTTTTTCTCTATTTGTGCAAAGATGAAAGATCAAGGAACAGCAAAAGTCCGGTTTGATTTTGAGCAATTAAGAGAATTAAGCGCTTATAAACCTACTTCTTTAGATAGATTTTCTGATAGTCTAGAGAGTGTATATGACAAGATGATGCATTTAAGTTATCGGACAGAAACAGAGGACGAAATTGAAAGATTTGCTTTATTTACAGGTTTTAAAATTAGCAAAAAAGAACAATACGTTGAAATTTCAGTTAATCCTGATTTAGAACATTTAATTAATCGTTTAACTAAAGAATTTACAAAATTTGAATTAGAAGAGTTTACCGAAATTCGTTCAAGCTATGCAAAAACCATGTACAGACTTCTTAAACAATTCAAATCAACAGGTTTTTATAAAGTTAAAATAGAAGAATTTAGAACGATACTTGATATCCCCGAAAGTTACAAGATGGGCAACATTGATCAAAGAGTTCTTAAGCCAATAAAAGATGAATTAGCTCCTTATTTTGATGATTTAAAAATTATCAAACATAAAGCAAGAAAAGAAAATAAAATAGCTGTAATTGAATTTCGTTTCAAAGAAAAGAAATCTAATAAAAATTTTGTACCTTTACACAATTGGTTAGAAGAATCGAATTAA
- a CDS encoding AsnC family protein, translated as MATISVKKLSEELGISKQAVHKRIEQLPDRFQPKKVDGVYELTAETADAIRKNKKASTSVNQIKVDAVDEVDALKMQINELKEEKKRLYGQLDQFQLLLDQQQQLTLQSNQQIQQLQLSITTQSEENTSKKDNIVSSSAMEEQTEKEPPQGKKRFFSRLFNR; from the coding sequence ATGGCAACTATTTCAGTAAAAAAATTATCTGAAGAGCTTGGTATATCCAAACAAGCCGTTCATAAAAGAATCGAACAATTACCTGACCGCTTTCAACCTAAAAAGGTTGACGGGGTTTACGAGTTGACGGCTGAAACTGCTGATGCGATAAGGAAAAATAAAAAGGCGTCAACCAGCGTCAATCAAATCAAGGTTGACGCAGTTGACGAGGTTGACGCACTAAAAATGCAGATAAATGAATTAAAAGAAGAGAAGAAAAGACTCTACGGGCAACTTGATCAATTTCAACTTTTACTCGACCAGCAACAACAATTAACCCTACAATCGAACCAACAAATACAACAATTACAACTTTCTATTACAACTCAATCAGAAGAGAATACGAGCAAAAAAGACAATATTGTTTCTAGCTCTGCAATGGAAGAACAGACTGAAAAAGAGCCACCACAAGGAAAAAAAAGGTTCTTTAGTCGTTTATTTAACCGATAA
- a CDS encoding IS4 family transposase — translation MDKYKTNSAFNKWFSSIKLNLLPSSIQKKIVDFDKYHKKLSFFQALQLFLHGINDEKESLREMDAAFVSKELQKEMGMTSISYSQLSRTLSKIDSEILLAIFSQLVSQAKNKRPVTKRNSLYLIDSSTFSLNQNLYQWADFRKTKSGVKLHLKLCFMDNEHLYPDEFTLTNAVEHDTNQLEVLVNQPEATYVFDRGYLDFERLDTMHSQGYFFVTRIKKNTKVHVLEPLVASKSESVISDQMVALGAQNHLTSRFRLVTVQDKKGKTLQFITNRFDCSSTDIAEMYKARWQIELFFKHIKQHMTIKKFFSRSEKGVVNQLILAMIASLLTYLIKLKTKSKQSVFQIKRFFRYLLFQPAEEWFNLLIPT, via the coding sequence ATGGATAAGTATAAAACAAATTCTGCTTTTAATAAATGGTTTTCTTCCATTAAGCTAAATCTTTTACCAAGCTCTATTCAAAAAAAGATTGTTGACTTTGATAAATACCATAAGAAACTTAGTTTCTTCCAAGCTCTTCAACTTTTTCTTCATGGAATCAATGACGAAAAAGAAAGTCTTAGAGAGATGGATGCGGCTTTTGTTTCGAAAGAACTTCAAAAAGAAATGGGTATGACTAGTATCAGTTATTCTCAGCTCTCTAGAACTCTCTCAAAAATAGATTCAGAGATTCTTTTAGCCATTTTTAGTCAGCTAGTTAGTCAGGCTAAAAATAAAAGGCCCGTAACGAAACGAAATAGTCTCTACCTAATTGATTCTTCGACGTTTTCACTTAACCAAAACCTTTATCAATGGGCTGATTTTCGTAAAACAAAATCAGGAGTTAAGCTTCACTTAAAACTTTGCTTTATGGATAATGAACATCTTTACCCAGATGAATTCACACTGACTAACGCCGTCGAGCACGATACAAATCAGTTAGAAGTATTGGTTAATCAACCTGAAGCGACTTATGTGTTTGATCGCGGTTACCTTGATTTTGAACGATTAGATACGATGCACTCGCAGGGCTACTTCTTTGTGACAAGAATCAAAAAGAATACAAAAGTTCATGTTTTAGAACCATTAGTAGCTTCCAAGAGTGAGTCCGTTATCAGCGACCAAATGGTCGCATTAGGTGCTCAGAACCATCTAACGTCCAGATTTCGTTTAGTAACCGTTCAAGACAAAAAGGGGAAAACTCTCCAGTTTATTACCAATCGTTTTGACTGCTCCTCTACTGACATTGCAGAAATGTACAAAGCACGTTGGCAAATAGAGCTGTTCTTCAAGCATATTAAACAACATATGACGATTAAAAAGTTTTTTTCGAGAAGTGAAAAAGGGGTTGTCAATCAGCTGATTTTAGCCATGATTGCCAGTTTATTAACCTATTTGATTAAGTTAAAAACAAAAAGTAAACAGTCTGTTTTCCAAATCAAACGATTTTTTCGTTATCTGTTATTTCAACCGGCAGAAGAATGGTTTAATCTTTTGATACCGACTTAG
- a CDS encoding type II toxin-antitoxin system Phd/YefM family antitoxin, which yields MSIVNPSQARKVFYQLLKDVNKTNEPVYISGKNEESEAVMVSKKDWDAIQETLYLHSYGVADVIHQREQENEFVALEDIDWDTL from the coding sequence ATGTCGATCGTAAACCCTAGTCAAGCTAGAAAAGTCTTTTACCAATTATTGAAAGACGTTAATAAAACTAATGAACCCGTTTATATCTCAGGAAAAAATGAAGAAAGTGAAGCGGTTATGGTCAGTAAAAAAGACTGGGATGCTATTCAAGAAACCTTGTACCTTCATTCTTATGGAGTAGCTGATGTGATTCACCAGCGTGAACAAGAAAATGAATTTGTTGCATTGGAGGATATCGATTGGGATACTCTGTAA
- a CDS encoding Txe/YoeB family addiction module toxin, giving the protein MGYSVKLAKSTMKDLKNLKSAHLDQKFKDLMDVLKENPFQNPPPYEKLVGNLKDKYSRRLNIQHRLVYSVDNDAKEVIIWSAWTHYER; this is encoded by the coding sequence TTGGGATACTCTGTAAAATTAGCAAAATCAACTATGAAAGACCTTAAAAATTTAAAATCTGCTCATTTAGATCAAAAATTTAAAGATTTAATGGACGTATTAAAAGAGAATCCGTTTCAAAATCCGCCGCCTTATGAGAAATTAGTTGGTAATTTAAAAGATAAATATTCACGCCGTTTAAACATTCAACACCGGTTGGTTTATTCGGTAGATAATGACGCAAAAGAAGTCATTATTTGGTCTGCTTGGACGCACTATGAAAGATAG
- a CDS encoding IS4 family transposase: MDKYKTNSAFNKWFSSIKLNLLPSPIQKKIVDFDKYHKKLSFFQALQLFLHGINDEKESLREMDAAFVSKELQKEMGMTSISYSQLSRTLSKIDSEILLAIFSQLVSQAKNKRPVTKRNSLYLIDSSTFSLNQNLYQWADFRKTTSGVKLHLKLCFMDNEHLYPDEFTLTNAVEHDTNQLEVLVNQPEATYVFDRGYLDFERLDTMHSQGYFFVTRIKKNTKVHVLEPLVASKSESVISDQMVALGAQNHLTSRFRLVTVQDKKGKTLQFITNRFDCSSTDIAEMYKARWQIELFFKHIKQHMTIKKFFSRSEKGVVNQLILAMIASLLTYLIKLKTKSKQSVFQIKRFFRYLLFQPAEEWFNLLIPT, from the coding sequence ATGGATAAGTATAAAACAAATTCTGCTTTTAATAAATGGTTTTCTTCCATTAAGCTAAATCTTTTACCAAGCCCTATTCAAAAAAAGATTGTTGACTTTGATAAATACCATAAGAAACTTAGTTTCTTCCAAGCTCTTCAACTTTTTCTTCATGGAATCAATGACGAAAAAGAAAGTCTTAGAGAGATGGATGCGGCTTTTGTTTCGAAAGAACTTCAAAAAGAAATGGGTATGACTAGTATCAGTTATTCTCAGCTCTCTAGAACTCTCTCAAAAATAGATTCAGAGATTCTTTTAGCCATTTTTAGTCAGCTGGTTAGTCAGGCTAAAAATAAAAGGCCCGTAACGAAACGAAATAGTCTCTACCTAATTGATTCTTCGACGTTTTCACTTAACCAAAACCTTTATCAATGGGCTGATTTTCGTAAAACAACATCAGGAGTTAAGCTTCACTTAAAACTCTGCTTTATGGATAATGAACATCTTTACCCAGATGAATTTACACTGACTAACGCCGTCGAGCACGATACAAATCAGTTAGAAGTATTGGTTAATCAACCTGAAGCGACTTATGTGTTTGATCGCGGTTACCTTGATTTTGAACGATTAGATACGATGCACTCGCAGGGCTACTTCTTTGTGACAAGAATCAAAAAGAATACAAAAGTTCATGTTTTAGAACCATTAGTAGCTTCCAAGAGTGAGTCCGTTATCAGCGACCAAATGGTCGCATTAGGTGCTCAGAACCATCTAACGTCCAGATTTCGTTTAGTAACCGTTCAAGATAAAAAGGGGAAAACTCTCCAGTTTATTACCAATCGTTTTGACTGCTCCTCTACTGACATTGCAGAAATGTACAAAGCACGTTGGCAAATAGAGCTGTTCTTCAAGCATATTAAACAACATATGACGATTAAAAAGTTTTTTTCGAGAAGTGAAAAAGGGGTTGTCAATCAGCTGATTTTAGCCATGATTGCCAGTTTATTAACCTATTTGATTAAGTTAAAAACAAAAAGTAAACAGTCTGTTTTCCAAATCAAACGATTTTTTCGTTACCTGTTATTTCAACCGGCAGAAGAATGGTTTAATCTTTTGATACCGACTTAG